Proteins found in one Blastocatellia bacterium genomic segment:
- a CDS encoding carbon-nitrogen hydrolase family protein, producing FTVPTGQAHWEVLLRARAIENQVFILAPAQTGQHSERRSSFGHSLIADPWGDVIAAAGQEETIVWATLDLEQIPKVRQRMPCLEHRRFDVSGPHVHVSSPQGV from the coding sequence TTCACTGTGCCGACAGGGCAAGCTCACTGGGAAGTTCTGTTGCGAGCGCGGGCGATTGAAAACCAGGTATTCATTCTTGCTCCAGCTCAAACTGGGCAGCACTCCGAGCGCCGCAGCAGTTTTGGACATAGTTTAATTGCAGACCCATGGGGTGATGTCATCGCTGCGGCTGGGCAAGAAGAGACGATTGTTTGGGCGACGCTCGATCTGGAACAGATTCCAAAGGTGCGCCAGCGGATGCCCTGTTTGGAACATCGTCGGTTTGATGTAAGCGGCCCGCATGTTCACGTAAGCAGCCCGCAGGGTGTGTGA